One genomic segment of Vulpes vulpes isolate BD-2025 chromosome 2, VulVul3, whole genome shotgun sequence includes these proteins:
- the LOC112933085 gene encoding olfactory receptor 3A10 gives MEPSAWGNRTTVTEFILLGLTENLRLQPIFFVVFLVAYLITVGGNLSILAAIFVEPKLHTPMYYFLGNLSLLDIGCITVTVPPMLACLLAHQCRVPYAACISQLFFFHLLAGVDCHLLTAMAYDRYLAICQPLTYSTRMNREVQGTLVGICCAISFINALTHTVAISVLDFCGPNVINHFYCDLPPLFQLSCSSIHLNGKLLFVGATFMGVFPMILISVSYAHVTAAVLRIRSAEGRKKAFSTCGSHLTVVCIFYGTGLFSYMRLGSVSVSDKDKGIGILNTILSPMLNPVIYSLRNPDVQGALKRVLMGKRPPE, from the coding sequence ATGGAGCCAAGTGCCTGGGGGAACAGGACAACTGTGACTGAGTTCATCCTTCTTGGCCTGACAGAAAACCTAAGACTGCAACCCATCTTTTTTGTTGTCTTCCTTGTTGCCTATTTAATCACTGTTGGAGGTAACCTCAGCATCCTGGCTGCCATCTTTGTGGAGCCCAAACTCCACACACCCATGTACTACTTCCTGGGGAATCTGTCTCTGCTGGACATTGGATGCATCACTGTCACCGTCCCTCCAATGCTAGCATGTCTCCTGGCCCACCAGTGTAGAGTTCCTTATGCTGCCTGCATTTCACAGCTCTTCTTTTTCCACCTCCTGGCTGGTGTTGACTGTCACCTCCTGACAgccatggcctatgaccgctaccTGGCCATCTGTCAGCCCCTCACCTACAGCACCCGCATGAACCGTGAAGTCCAGGGTACCCTGGTGGGCATTTGCTGCGCCATTTCCTTTATCAATGCTTTGACTCATACCGTGGCTATATCTGTGCTTGACTTCTGTGGCCCTAATGTGATCAACCACTTCTACTGTGACCTCCCACCCCTATTCCAGCTCTCCTGCTCCAGCATCCACCTCAATGGGAAGCTGCTTTTTGTGGGAGCCACTTTCATGGGAGTGTTCCCCATGATCCTCATCTCAGTGTCTTATGCTCACGTTACAGCTGCAGTGCTACGAATCCGCtcagcagaggggaggaagaaggccTTCTCTACATGTGGGTCTCACCTCACCGTGGTTTGTATCTTTTATGGAACTGGCTTGTTCAGTTATATGCGTCTGGGCTCAGTGTCAGTTTCAGATAAGGACAAGGGGATTGGGATCCTCAATACTATCCTTAGCCCCATGCTGAATCCAGTCATCTATAGCCTCCGGAACCCTGATGTGCAGGGGGCCCTGAAAAGAGTGCTGATGGGGAAGCGACCCCCTGAGTGA